In the Candidatus Abawacabacteria bacterium genome, one interval contains:
- the dnaX gene encoding DNA polymerase III subunit gamma/tau, with product MGHTVFYRKYRPDNFAHLIGQEAVAETVLQALKEKSVSHAYLLCGPRGTGKTTIARLLAKGVNCTNLNANGEACTTCANCLAIKDGSFPDIIEIDAASNRSIDDIRELKDKVHFMPLQGIKKVYIIDEVHMLTKEAFNALLKTLEEPPAHVHFILATTERHKVPATIVSRTQNFTLKPLSEDKIIELLKRVIAAEHIEAEDQALKMIAQASEGGLRDALTLLEQCVLAKKVSTQHVINQLGFVHTEVIEKFVALWQTADATTKLAYLRELYEQGILVDQFVKQALLYIRDAMHQDINNQAARAWYIKALEALLDCEKKLNISPLPILALELAYLSLEGITNYESGGELVESIRITNEETTDKESVTGVQAPQAINTHPTQNSEFRIQNSVSLVVDSTLQSKWQFATKSLSPTLRLALRNSDIVKENGRFVIYINSNFELAKVNTNAGIQIVRELIATNIGESLDVELKVKEDQPQAAEILTKVQAIFGGQTTTA from the coding sequence ATGGGCCACACTGTCTTCTACCGTAAATATCGACCAGATAATTTTGCCCATTTAATTGGTCAAGAAGCTGTGGCTGAAACAGTATTGCAAGCCTTAAAAGAAAAAAGTGTCAGTCATGCATATTTACTTTGTGGCCCTCGAGGCACCGGGAAAACTACCATCGCTAGGTTGTTGGCCAAAGGAGTAAACTGCACCAATCTCAATGCCAATGGTGAGGCCTGTACCACATGCGCCAATTGCCTAGCCATTAAAGATGGCTCTTTTCCTGACATTATTGAAATTGATGCTGCTTCCAATCGCAGCATTGACGATATTAGAGAACTCAAAGACAAAGTTCATTTTATGCCCCTGCAAGGGATCAAAAAGGTTTACATTATTGATGAAGTGCATATGCTTACCAAAGAAGCATTTAATGCCCTGCTAAAGACTTTGGAAGAACCACCAGCTCATGTCCATTTTATTTTGGCCACTACAGAAAGACACAAAGTACCCGCCACTATTGTCTCTCGCACCCAAAATTTCACCCTCAAGCCACTAAGTGAAGATAAAATTATTGAATTGCTGAAAAGAGTGATTGCAGCAGAACATATTGAGGCTGAAGATCAGGCCTTAAAAATGATTGCTCAAGCTAGTGAAGGCGGCCTCAGAGATGCTCTTACTCTTTTAGAGCAATGTGTTTTAGCTAAAAAAGTTTCCACTCAGCACGTTATCAATCAACTAGGTTTTGTTCATACCGAAGTAATAGAAAAATTTGTCGCTTTATGGCAGACCGCTGATGCTACTACCAAACTAGCCTACCTGCGCGAACTTTATGAACAAGGTATCTTAGTCGATCAATTCGTTAAACAAGCTCTGCTTTATATTAGAGACGCTATGCATCAAGACATTAACAATCAAGCTGCAAGAGCTTGGTACATTAAAGCCTTGGAAGCTTTGTTAGATTGTGAAAAGAAGTTGAATATTTCTCCTTTACCAATATTAGCACTAGAACTGGCATATTTGAGCCTAGAGGGAATTACGAATTACGAATCCGGTGGTGAGCTAGTCGAATCCATACGAATTACGAATGAGGAGACGACCGACAAAGAAAGTGTGACAGGTGTTCAAGCTCCTCAAGCCATAAATACTCACCCAACTCAGAATTCAGAATTCAGAATTCAGAATTCTGTAAGCTTGGTTGTAGACAGTACCCTCCAATCAAAATGGCAATTCGCCACCAAAAGTTTATCCCCTACCTTACGTTTAGCCCTGCGCAATAGTGACATTGTCAAAGAAAATGGCCGCTTTGTAATTTATATCAATTCTAATTTTGAACTGGCCAAAGTGAATACCAATGCCGGTATTCAAATTGTGCGAGAATTGATCGCTACCAATATTGGTGAAAGTCTTGACGTGGAATTGAAAGTGAAGGAAGATCAACCCCAGGCAGCTGAAATCCTTACCAAAGTACAAGCCATTTTTGGTGGACAAACAACTACTGCCTAG
- a CDS encoding ribonuclease HI family protein — protein MIFALYTDGGARGNPGPAAWGFVIYQNRNLIAQGSGYLGHTTNNVAEYTACVEGLRHIKNTWGLGHTIHCYADSQLLIEQLNGRYKVKAAHLKPLIETIHALTFEQTVTFDHIRREKNTEADKLVNITLDKQPPTP, from the coding sequence ATGATTTTTGCTCTTTATACTGACGGTGGTGCCCGAGGCAATCCAGGACCAGCTGCCTGGGGATTTGTGATTTATCAAAATCGAAACCTGATAGCACAAGGCAGTGGTTATCTAGGTCACACTACCAATAATGTGGCTGAATATACTGCTTGTGTTGAGGGCCTGCGCCATATCAAAAACACCTGGGGATTAGGTCACACCATTCATTGCTACGCTGATAGTCAATTACTCATTGAGCAATTAAATGGCCGCTACAAAGTGAAAGCCGCTCATCTAAAACCGTTAATAGAAACAATTCATGCCCTGACCTTTGAGCAAACAGTAACTTTTGATCATATCCGCCGAGAAAAAAATACCGAAGCCGACAAATTAGTAAATATCACATTAGACAAACAACCACCTACTCCTTAA